The following proteins come from a genomic window of Candidatus Eisenbacteria bacterium:
- a CDS encoding class I SAM-dependent methyltransferase: MDILEHNRAAWDREVERGNRWTVPVTPEVIAAAREGCWELVVTPEKPVPREWFGDLEGRDVLCLASGGGQQGPVLSAAGARVTVFDNSPRQLAQDRTVADRDGLSLATVQGDMRDLSAFGDASFDLVFHPCSNVFVPEVRPVWRECFRVLRPGGVLISGMANPVLYLFDAEKLDRGELEARHRIPYSDLESLTPEEREKRVQSGDTLEFGHTLQDLIGGQLDAGFLLSGFFDDTWSTSVLGRMIPTFLATRAVKPGG; this comes from the coding sequence ATGGACATCCTCGAACACAACCGCGCCGCCTGGGATCGCGAGGTGGAGAGAGGCAACCGGTGGACGGTGCCGGTCACTCCCGAAGTGATCGCCGCCGCCCGCGAGGGCTGCTGGGAGCTCGTGGTCACGCCCGAGAAGCCGGTCCCCCGCGAGTGGTTCGGAGACCTCGAGGGTCGCGACGTGCTGTGCCTGGCCTCGGGGGGCGGGCAGCAGGGCCCGGTGCTCTCGGCCGCCGGCGCGCGGGTGACGGTGTTCGACAACTCGCCCCGCCAGCTGGCCCAGGACCGCACGGTGGCCGATCGCGACGGGCTGAGCCTGGCCACCGTCCAGGGCGACATGCGCGACCTCTCCGCCTTCGGTGACGCCTCCTTCGACCTGGTGTTCCACCCCTGCTCCAACGTGTTCGTCCCCGAGGTGCGCCCCGTGTGGCGCGAGTGCTTCCGCGTGCTGCGCCCCGGCGGGGTGCTGATCTCGGGCATGGCCAACCCGGTGTTGTACCTGTTCGACGCGGAGAAGCTGGATCGCGGCGAACTGGAAGCCCGCCACCGGATTCCGTACTCCGACCTGGAGAGCCTCACCCCGGAAGAACGGGAGAAGCGGGTTCAGTCGGGGGACACGCTGGAGTTCGGGCACACGCTTCAGGATCTGATCGGAGGGCAGCTGGACGCGGGGTTTCTGCTGTCCGGCTTCTTCGATGACACCTGGAGCACCTCCGTGCTGGGCCGCATGATCCCCACGTTCCTCGCCACCCGGGCGGTGAAACCGGGAGGATAG